One genomic window of Phycisphaerales bacterium includes the following:
- a CDS encoding mechanosensitive ion channel, with protein MLRLALVCVVFAFSQAARGQGPETVPQGEPVASQSATEAAADVLYDSPRSTMMTFLRAVERYRSSQGFSRERALAEDELAKALGLSGPEAVTAVNAAIRLHESLKRMGPVSRYALPGAEELDAAIQRGAPIDRFTYFPYDGSGTVSLGQRGAREVAGEHEISLTRTAEGTWVFSTATVEGSEELFRKISRLPVRWGEESGELTLPLRIEQWVAQRLDGVLPERVLWGKLAGIAAWKWLLIVLIVFTGFLADLLAGLLVRFLWWAFFARRGIEADPKVVRRASRPFALLAGAAVWYAGQFMLGLPPVPEAIIRVAVLSVLTLAAIWAAYRLVDLACDVLAKKAKATATKIDDLLLPLARKTAKVLVTVFGVIYVASALDYEILPLLTGLGIGGLAVAFAAKDTIENFFGSIAVIADRPFEVGDWVVVDDVEGTVEELGIRSTRIRTFYDSVVTVPNATLVRATVDNYGRRRYRRFTTHIGLTYGTPPEAVEAFCEGVRELIRRHPYTRKDTYHVYLNRFGPHSIDVLVYMFHACPDWAVELRERERFLLDVMRVAQRLGVQFAFPTQTLHLLRDEAPAPPEVDGHAGRQGVQAARGVIEGAPWKDERPGRVSFGDPEWSKD; from the coding sequence ATGCTGCGCCTCGCCTTGGTGTGTGTCGTGTTCGCGTTTTCGCAGGCCGCTCGTGGCCAGGGGCCGGAAACCGTCCCGCAGGGCGAGCCCGTGGCCTCGCAGTCCGCGACCGAGGCGGCAGCCGACGTGCTGTACGACAGCCCGCGCTCGACGATGATGACGTTCCTGCGCGCGGTCGAGCGATACCGATCGAGCCAGGGATTCAGCCGCGAGCGAGCGCTGGCCGAGGACGAACTCGCCAAAGCACTCGGCCTCTCAGGACCCGAAGCGGTCACGGCGGTCAACGCGGCGATCCGCTTGCACGAGTCGCTCAAGCGCATGGGGCCGGTGTCGCGATACGCACTGCCCGGAGCCGAGGAACTCGATGCGGCGATCCAGCGCGGCGCACCGATCGACCGATTCACGTACTTCCCGTACGACGGTTCGGGCACCGTCTCGCTTGGCCAACGCGGGGCGCGCGAGGTCGCCGGCGAGCACGAAATCTCGCTGACGCGCACGGCGGAGGGCACTTGGGTGTTCTCGACCGCGACGGTCGAGGGCTCGGAAGAGCTCTTCCGCAAGATCAGCCGGCTGCCGGTGCGCTGGGGCGAGGAAAGCGGCGAGCTCACGCTGCCGCTGCGGATCGAGCAGTGGGTGGCCCAGCGGCTCGACGGCGTGCTGCCCGAGCGCGTGCTCTGGGGCAAGCTGGCGGGCATCGCCGCGTGGAAGTGGCTGCTGATCGTCCTGATCGTGTTCACGGGTTTCCTGGCGGACCTGCTCGCCGGGCTGCTCGTGCGTTTCCTGTGGTGGGCGTTCTTTGCCAGGCGGGGCATCGAGGCCGATCCGAAGGTGGTCCGCCGCGCGTCGCGGCCCTTCGCGCTGCTGGCCGGCGCCGCGGTGTGGTATGCGGGGCAATTCATGCTCGGGCTGCCGCCGGTGCCCGAGGCGATCATCCGGGTGGCCGTGCTCTCGGTCCTGACGCTGGCGGCGATCTGGGCGGCGTATCGACTCGTGGATCTGGCGTGCGACGTGCTGGCCAAGAAGGCCAAGGCCACCGCAACGAAGATCGACGACCTCCTGCTACCGCTGGCACGCAAGACGGCCAAGGTCCTAGTGACAGTGTTCGGCGTCATCTACGTGGCAAGTGCGCTCGACTACGAGATCCTGCCGCTGCTCACGGGCCTTGGCATCGGCGGCCTCGCGGTCGCGTTCGCCGCGAAGGACACGATCGAGAACTTCTTCGGCTCGATCGCGGTCATCGCCGACCGGCCGTTCGAAGTGGGCGACTGGGTCGTGGTCGACGACGTCGAGGGCACGGTCGAGGAGCTGGGCATCCGATCGACGCGGATCCGCACGTTCTACGACTCGGTCGTGACCGTCCCCAACGCGACGCTGGTGCGTGCGACGGTCGACAACTATGGTCGGCGCCGCTACCGGCGTTTCACCACGCACATCGGGCTGACGTACGGCACGCCGCCGGAGGCCGTCGAGGCGTTCTGCGAGGGCGTGCGCGAGCTCATCCGGCGGCATCCGTACACGCGGAAGGACACCTACCACGTGTACCTCAACCGCTTCGGCCCGCACAGCATCGACGTGCTCGTGTACATGTTCCACGCGTGCCCCGACTGGGCCGTCGAGCTCCGCGAGCGCGAGCGGTTCCTGCTCGACGTCATGCGCGTGGCGCAGCGGCTCGGCGTGCAGTTCGCCTTCCCCACGCAGACGCTGCACCTGCTGCGCGACGAGGCGCCCGCGCCGCCCGAGGTCGATGGCCACGCCGGACGGCAGGGCGTGCAGGCGGCCCGCGGGGTGATCGAGGGCGCGCCGTGGAAGGACGAGCGCCCGGGCCGGGTCAGCTTCGGCGATCCTGAGTGGTCGAAGGACTGA
- a CDS encoding DUF839 domain-containing protein — protein MTVERTNVDPTRRQFLQSAAAVTLGFGGLQALFARNAFATPASDAIGLGFGPLRPDPNKILDLPDGFRYQVISRIGQTMSDGLLVPGLPDAMGTFEGPGGTTIIVRNHELDPSKKNGSPYGDGQRLAGRLPRAKFYDAGFGEYHSYGGTTTIVYDTRTGTVEKEYLSLAGTIRNCAGGPTPWGTWITCEETAERASDRYGDARIYEKDHGYNFEVPASATPGLADPVPLKAMGRFMHEAVCVDPSTGIVYQTEDRHDGLLYRFVPNTPGKLRDGGRLQALSIKGKLSLDTRNWKTQKVGVGECLETVWIDVDDVESPNDELRKRGFAKGAARFARGEGMWWGALADDSPASAYFACTSGGRINKGQIWRYTPSPAEGTAGEASEPGVLELFIEPNDAGLVDNADNITVAPFGDLVICEDGADEQFLVGVTPEGRIYKLGRNARSHSEFAGACFSPDGTTLFVNIQTAGLTLAITGPWESRRTG, from the coding sequence ATGACCGTCGAACGCACTAACGTCGATCCGACACGCCGGCAGTTCCTGCAGTCGGCCGCCGCCGTGACGCTCGGGTTCGGGGGCCTTCAGGCCCTGTTCGCTCGCAACGCGTTCGCGACGCCGGCCAGCGACGCAATCGGTCTCGGGTTCGGGCCGCTGCGTCCCGATCCGAACAAGATCCTCGATCTTCCAGACGGATTCCGTTACCAGGTCATCAGCCGCATCGGCCAGACCATGAGCGATGGGCTGCTCGTGCCGGGCTTGCCAGACGCGATGGGCACGTTCGAGGGGCCCGGCGGTACGACCATCATCGTCCGCAACCACGAGCTCGACCCGAGCAAGAAGAACGGCAGCCCGTACGGCGATGGGCAGCGGCTTGCGGGCCGGCTACCACGCGCGAAGTTCTACGACGCGGGATTCGGCGAGTACCACAGCTACGGCGGCACGACGACGATCGTGTACGACACCCGGACGGGGACGGTCGAGAAGGAGTACCTGTCGCTGGCGGGGACGATCCGGAATTGCGCGGGCGGGCCGACGCCGTGGGGCACCTGGATCACGTGCGAAGAAACGGCCGAGCGGGCAAGCGACCGATACGGCGACGCGCGGATCTACGAGAAGGACCACGGGTACAACTTCGAGGTACCCGCCAGCGCGACGCCGGGGCTGGCCGATCCGGTGCCGTTGAAGGCGATGGGTCGGTTCATGCACGAGGCGGTGTGCGTCGACCCGTCGACGGGCATCGTGTACCAGACCGAAGACCGGCACGACGGGCTGCTCTACCGGTTCGTGCCGAACACGCCCGGCAAGCTGCGCGACGGCGGAAGGTTGCAGGCCCTGAGCATCAAGGGCAAGCTGAGCCTCGACACACGCAACTGGAAGACGCAGAAGGTCGGCGTGGGCGAATGCCTCGAGACCGTATGGATCGATGTCGACGACGTCGAGAGCCCCAACGACGAACTACGCAAGCGCGGGTTCGCGAAGGGTGCGGCCCGGTTCGCGCGGGGCGAGGGCATGTGGTGGGGAGCACTCGCCGATGACTCGCCCGCCTCGGCGTACTTCGCCTGCACCAGCGGCGGACGAATCAACAAGGGCCAGATCTGGCGGTACACGCCCTCGCCGGCCGAGGGAACGGCTGGCGAAGCGAGCGAGCCGGGCGTGCTGGAGCTGTTCATCGAGCCCAACGACGCCGGGCTGGTGGACAACGCCGACAACATCACGGTGGCGCCCTTCGGTGATCTGGTGATCTGCGAAGACGGGGCCGACGAGCAATTCCTCGTTGGCGTGACTCCCGAGGGTCGCATCTACAAGCTCGGGCGAAACGCGCGCAGCCATAGCGAGTTCGCGGGCGCCTGCTTCAGCCCCGACGGCACGACGCTCTTCGTGAACATCCAAACGGCAGGCCTCACGCTGGCGATCACCGGTCCTTGGGAGAGCCGGCGGACGGGCTGA
- a CDS encoding 2-hydroxyacid dehydrogenase: protein MKALVYSTRAFDRRALEESNGGRHELAYVEASLREVTAELARGYEAAVIFSQDDASAPVLEKLAECGVRLVALRAAGFNQVDLEAAERLGIVIARVPAYSPEAVAEHAIGLMLCLNRKIHRAYNRVRERNFALEGLMGFDMKGKTAGFVGAGRIGLAACRILLGFGCRVLAFDVEPSDEGRSLGVEFVDMDRLLRESDIVSLHCPLTPGTRHLIDDDALAKMKDGAMLINTSRGAVVDTRAVIAALKTRRLGSLGIDVYEEEGDLFFKDLSSEILDDEVFARLLTFPNVLITGHQGFFTREALANIADTTIANLTGFEGDGVPPENLVTTAMIA, encoded by the coding sequence ATGAAGGCACTGGTTTACAGCACGCGGGCGTTCGATCGTCGGGCCCTCGAAGAGTCCAACGGCGGGCGGCACGAGCTGGCGTACGTCGAGGCGTCGCTCCGGGAGGTCACGGCCGAGCTGGCCCGCGGCTATGAGGCGGCGGTCATCTTCAGCCAGGACGACGCGTCGGCGCCGGTGCTCGAGAAACTGGCCGAGTGCGGCGTCCGGCTTGTCGCGCTACGGGCGGCGGGGTTCAACCAAGTCGATCTCGAAGCGGCCGAACGGCTAGGCATCGTGATCGCCCGCGTGCCGGCATACTCGCCCGAGGCAGTGGCCGAACACGCGATCGGGCTGATGCTGTGCCTGAATCGCAAGATCCACCGCGCGTACAACCGGGTCAGAGAGCGGAACTTCGCGCTCGAGGGCCTGATGGGCTTCGACATGAAGGGCAAGACGGCGGGCTTCGTCGGGGCGGGACGGATCGGCCTGGCCGCCTGCCGGATCCTGCTGGGCTTCGGCTGTCGCGTGCTGGCCTTCGACGTCGAGCCGAGCGACGAGGGCCGATCGCTGGGCGTCGAGTTCGTGGACATGGATCGGCTGCTGCGCGAGAGCGACATCGTCTCGCTGCACTGCCCGCTGACGCCCGGCACGCGACACCTGATCGATGACGACGCGCTGGCGAAGATGAAGGACGGGGCGATGCTGATCAACACCAGCCGTGGCGCCGTGGTCGATACCCGCGCGGTGATCGCAGCGCTCAAGACGCGGCGGCTCGGGTCGCTGGGCATCGACGTGTACGAGGAAGAAGGCGACCTGTTCTTCAAGGACCTCTCGAGCGAGATCCTCGACGATGAGGTCTTCGCTCGATTGCTGACGTTCCCCAACGTGCTGATCACCGGCCACCAGGGCTTCTTCACGCGCGAGGCGCTGGCGAACATCGCCGACACGACGATCGCCAACCTGACGGGCTTCGAGGGCGACGGCGTGCCGCCGGAGAACCTCGTGACGACGGCGATGATCGCCTAG
- a CDS encoding sensory rhodopsin transducer, with amino-acid sequence MSTSTSVRRRLTDLFRLAGAAAPGRVDAPTRVEALEPRVLLSSAVELPAGVEMRPWGDGEVAAIEDSWIATFDRSVNKETLTAEFSKLVHELGIAIDGYMHRGSRYVEFLTPDPLHEGAIEVIRDRIGNLINIEPNVAYAPQRVANDPLNGEAWWIDNVGQPIPGQPAGTPGADIKLEEAWEITTGSSGVVIAVVDTGVEWYHEDLADNIWANAGEVPGNGIDDDGNGFIDDVRGWDFGTATFGPGGTGQFGGDNDPDDTAIGGGHGTAVAGTIGAVGNNGIGIAGVNWDVSILPIKIANEQGALVGGAIIAAHDYLTGLINAGTNIVASNNSYGAFAPSFFEEFEEFDFERQAIEDFIAAGATFVASAGNDSNDNDDAFTAFPAAYNLPGIVAVAATNNRDELAGFSNFGETTVDVAAPGEAILTTAVNGAYTFIDGTSFSGPIVAGVVGLMKTVRPDLTPEQVTDALIDSSDPIAALQDRVVADGRINAARALQIITTDGPLVLQVSPGEIAGSPVNQVQVSFSEPVQALPVDILSRISLIRANGDGSFFDGNEIAVNLSTAALDASRTVLTITPVGSLSAIDDYRLTLDNTAIRDDEGNFLNGDSSSGEDEVYEFELILAPGIGEPNDRLATATPAIIPGGGDGTVTFAGRTIGDGVQGGLDVDIYRLDLPRGGLISARVFAQQLPTPSTLDGVLRLFDAAGQELAINDQFFGNDPFIDFFVPSAGVYYVGVSGFGNEQYLPLVPASGQTQSLGNYDLRLDVALIGDSELNIGNSFAAPGVTIPDQSVLIDSIFISDSRQVRDVNVSLDINHDFISDLTVSLVGPQGQEIRLFGGIGADADDILGAVFDSDATESITSVTAADAPFTGTWRPQESLDVYDNNSAQGVWQLVIRDTKGNDVGSLLGWSLDFVLENDIFGPFELNDTLTTARLIEPSQGTVSFNAFLGDGGFGVRDVDLYQFEAAAGSTFTVDATSGGVADLAIRLFDAAGNELQSSNPASERDAAIDGFVFVDGGTYFIGISDASRAVAPGAYDPTVVGSGEDGASVGSYDLVVRLNSGVSDPGVILDGDRLSVGLSPSGAWGLDGQGIVFGGAEFLAGAFDGRPAFFGLGTDMGAFVNDGAGSSQDVPFNVTSQSTATVNRVAVSGVSNGFLVNRAISYGSGDNFIAIDVTLTNTTERRISDVLWTEGFNPDQNLGTTGSQFTINDVIDGQAVAVATGSNGLAIGLAADPSDTRASALFASLSADVRNPQSVLDRMVADPDGLSSDLTMALSYDIGAVDPGQTATLRYFVFLSEQGQEGIAGANGLQATATNTRADMQRLDRGLLTYDPTAPADDTEGLADLAYRQYYPEGFANDRSSTFVPLTNFTNTDARVVVIVRYEDPSIPIRDQVIFDGTVEANTRSPDALTVTTPDLYAMGSETNVFNPVSGSADGVFKDTPYALEVRSSVPIAATMSHFDFGSSTGEAFSGVTSETWSFASVSIGEGQSDFVTFLNTTGNTTKVSLFLFPLSGEGGQAVELVYTLEGYRRGGWNFNNELANGQLAGRITPGEYGVSIIASEPIVAAASSFGGGAGSAQLGTANLGATQGAIAEGQVGQSSESETISVFNPSSSEATVTLQFIFQDGGAIRQTVEVAPGRVSLVSVEDIALFPTGTPYGVFYESDQAVVVASSTRGLGEALSTSTANEAHTLWGFSEGFAPLQGGQVREYLRVYNPGLNDSLLEITFRFTDGSTETFRRVAGASTVSEFNLRTFLSQSRFDAAAADGAAGIFYGFTVKSSTGIVAYQGRTDSFFDGSFGTLGVPLGIESAIA; translated from the coding sequence ATGTCTACGAGCACATCCGTCCGCCGTCGCCTGACCGACCTGTTCCGCCTGGCCGGGGCCGCTGCGCCGGGACGCGTGGACGCCCCGACACGCGTCGAGGCCCTGGAACCGCGCGTGCTGCTTTCGTCGGCTGTTGAGCTGCCGGCTGGCGTTGAGATGCGGCCCTGGGGCGACGGTGAGGTCGCGGCGATCGAAGACTCGTGGATCGCGACCTTCGATCGCTCGGTGAACAAGGAAACGCTGACGGCCGAGTTCAGCAAGCTCGTGCACGAGCTGGGCATCGCGATCGATGGCTACATGCACCGAGGCAGCCGGTACGTCGAGTTCCTGACGCCCGACCCGCTGCACGAGGGCGCGATCGAGGTGATCCGCGATCGCATCGGCAACCTGATCAACATCGAGCCCAACGTCGCGTATGCGCCGCAGCGCGTGGCCAACGACCCGCTGAACGGCGAGGCGTGGTGGATCGACAACGTGGGCCAGCCCATCCCGGGCCAGCCCGCCGGCACGCCAGGCGCCGACATCAAGCTCGAAGAGGCGTGGGAGATTACAACCGGCTCGAGCGGCGTGGTCATCGCCGTGGTGGACACCGGCGTGGAGTGGTACCACGAGGACCTGGCCGACAACATCTGGGCCAACGCGGGCGAGGTGCCGGGCAACGGCATCGACGACGACGGCAACGGCTTCATCGACGACGTGCGCGGGTGGGACTTCGGCACCGCGACGTTCGGCCCGGGCGGCACGGGCCAGTTCGGCGGCGACAACGACCCGGACGATACGGCGATCGGTGGCGGCCACGGCACGGCGGTGGCGGGCACGATCGGCGCCGTCGGCAACAACGGCATCGGCATCGCGGGCGTGAACTGGGACGTGTCGATCCTGCCGATCAAGATCGCCAACGAGCAGGGCGCCCTGGTCGGTGGTGCGATCATCGCGGCGCACGACTACCTGACGGGCCTGATCAATGCCGGCACGAACATCGTGGCGAGCAACAACAGCTACGGCGCATTCGCCCCGAGCTTCTTCGAGGAGTTCGAGGAGTTCGACTTCGAGCGCCAGGCCATCGAGGACTTCATCGCGGCGGGCGCAACGTTCGTCGCCTCGGCGGGCAACGACAGCAACGACAACGACGACGCGTTCACGGCCTTCCCGGCGGCGTACAACCTGCCGGGGATCGTGGCGGTGGCGGCGACGAACAACCGCGACGAGCTGGCGGGCTTCTCGAACTTCGGCGAGACGACCGTGGACGTCGCGGCGCCGGGCGAGGCCATCCTGACCACGGCGGTGAACGGCGCGTACACGTTCATCGACGGCACGAGCTTCTCGGGCCCGATCGTGGCGGGCGTGGTCGGCCTGATGAAGACCGTGCGGCCCGACCTGACGCCCGAGCAGGTCACCGACGCGCTCATCGACTCGTCGGATCCGATCGCGGCGCTGCAGGACCGCGTGGTGGCCGACGGCCGGATCAACGCGGCGCGTGCACTGCAGATCATCACGACCGACGGTCCGCTGGTGCTGCAGGTCAGCCCGGGCGAGATCGCCGGCTCGCCGGTGAACCAGGTGCAGGTGTCCTTCAGCGAGCCCGTGCAGGCGCTGCCGGTCGACATCCTGAGCCGCATCTCGCTCATCCGCGCCAACGGCGACGGCAGCTTCTTCGACGGCAACGAGATCGCGGTGAACCTGTCGACGGCCGCGCTCGACGCGTCGCGCACGGTGCTCACCATTACGCCGGTCGGCTCGCTGAGCGCCATCGACGACTACCGGCTGACCCTCGACAACACGGCCATCCGCGACGACGAGGGCAACTTCCTCAACGGCGACTCGTCGAGCGGCGAGGACGAAGTCTACGAGTTCGAGCTCATCCTCGCCCCTGGCATCGGCGAACCCAACGACCGGCTCGCGACGGCGACGCCCGCCATTATCCCGGGCGGCGGCGACGGCACGGTCACCTTCGCCGGCCGGACGATCGGCGACGGCGTGCAGGGCGGCCTGGACGTGGACATCTACCGCCTGGATCTGCCGCGTGGCGGCCTGATCTCGGCTCGCGTGTTTGCGCAGCAGCTGCCCACGCCGAGCACGCTGGACGGCGTGCTGCGGCTGTTCGACGCGGCGGGCCAGGAACTGGCGATCAACGACCAGTTCTTCGGCAACGATCCGTTCATCGACTTCTTCGTGCCCAGCGCGGGCGTGTACTACGTGGGCGTGAGCGGCTTCGGCAACGAGCAGTACCTGCCGCTGGTGCCCGCGAGCGGCCAGACCCAGTCGCTCGGAAACTACGACCTACGGCTCGACGTGGCGCTGATCGGTGATTCGGAGCTGAACATCGGCAACAGCTTCGCGGCCCCGGGCGTGACGATTCCCGACCAGAGCGTGCTGATCGATTCGATCTTCATCAGCGACTCGCGCCAGGTGCGCGACGTCAACGTGTCGCTGGACATCAACCACGACTTCATCAGCGACCTGACAGTGAGCCTGGTGGGTCCGCAGGGACAAGAGATCCGCCTGTTCGGCGGCATCGGCGCCGACGCGGACGACATCCTGGGGGCGGTGTTCGACAGCGACGCGACCGAGAGCATTACGAGCGTGACGGCCGCCGACGCGCCCTTCACCGGCACCTGGCGCCCGCAGGAGTCGCTGGACGTCTACGACAACAACTCGGCCCAGGGCGTGTGGCAGCTCGTGATCCGCGACACGAAGGGCAACGACGTGGGCAGCCTGCTGGGCTGGTCGCTCGACTTCGTGCTGGAGAACGACATCTTCGGGCCGTTCGAGCTGAACGACACGCTGACCACGGCCCGGTTGATCGAGCCGTCGCAGGGCACGGTGAGCTTCAACGCCTTCCTGGGCGACGGCGGGTTCGGCGTCCGCGACGTGGACCTCTACCAGTTCGAGGCGGCGGCGGGCAGCACGTTCACGGTCGACGCGACCTCGGGCGGCGTGGCCGACCTGGCCATCCGCCTGTTCGACGCGGCGGGCAACGAGTTGCAATCCTCGAACCCCGCGAGCGAGCGGGACGCGGCGATCGACGGCTTCGTGTTCGTCGACGGCGGCACCTACTTCATCGGCATTAGCGACGCGAGCCGCGCGGTAGCGCCGGGCGCCTACGACCCGACGGTGGTCGGCTCGGGCGAGGACGGCGCGTCGGTCGGCTCGTACGACCTCGTGGTGCGTCTCAACTCGGGCGTGAGCGATCCGGGCGTGATCCTCGATGGCGACCGCTTGTCCGTCGGCCTGTCGCCCAGCGGCGCCTGGGGCCTGGACGGGCAGGGCATCGTGTTCGGCGGGGCCGAGTTCCTGGCGGGCGCCTTCGATGGCCGACCCGCGTTCTTCGGGCTGGGCACCGACATGGGCGCGTTCGTCAACGACGGCGCGGGCAGCAGCCAGGACGTGCCGTTCAACGTCACGAGCCAGTCGACGGCCACCGTCAACCGCGTGGCGGTCAGCGGCGTGTCGAACGGCTTCCTGGTAAACCGGGCCATCAGCTACGGCTCGGGCGACAACTTCATCGCCATCGACGTGACGCTGACCAACACGACCGAGCGCCGCATCAGCGACGTGCTGTGGACCGAGGGCTTCAATCCCGACCAGAACCTGGGCACGACCGGAAGCCAGTTCACCATCAACGACGTGATCGACGGCCAGGCAGTGGCGGTGGCGACCGGCAGCAACGGCCTGGCGATCGGCCTGGCCGCCGACCCGAGCGACACGCGTGCGAGTGCGCTCTTTGCCTCGCTCTCGGCCGACGTTCGCAACCCGCAGAGCGTGCTCGACCGCATGGTCGCCGATCCGGACGGTCTCTCGAGCGACCTGACGATGGCGCTCAGCTACGACATCGGCGCGGTCGACCCTGGCCAGACGGCAACGCTGCGGTACTTCGTGTTCCTCAGCGAGCAGGGCCAGGAAGGCATCGCGGGCGCCAACGGCCTGCAGGCGACGGCGACGAACACCCGGGCCGACATGCAGCGGCTCGATCGCGGCCTGCTGACCTACGACCCGACAGCTCCGGCCGACGACACCGAGGGCCTGGCCGATCTCGCGTACCGCCAGTACTACCCCGAGGGCTTCGCGAACGATCGCTCGAGCACGTTCGTGCCGCTGACAAACTTCACCAACACCGACGCCCGCGTCGTGGTGATCGTGCGGTACGAAGACCCGAGCATCCCGATCCGCGACCAGGTCATCTTCGACGGCACGGTGGAAGCCAACACCCGCAGCCCCGATGCGTTGACGGTGACGACGCCCGACCTGTACGCCATGGGCAGCGAGACCAACGTGTTCAACCCGGTGTCGGGTTCGGCCGACGGCGTCTTCAAGGACACGCCCTACGCGCTCGAGGTTCGCTCGTCGGTGCCCATCGCGGCGACGATGAGCCACTTCGACTTCGGTTCGTCCACGGGCGAGGCGTTCAGCGGCGTCACCAGCGAGACGTGGAGCTTCGCGAGCGTGTCGATCGGCGAGGGCCAGAGCGACTTCGTGACGTTCCTGAACACCACCGGCAACACGACCAAGGTCAGCCTGTTCCTCTTCCCGCTCAGCGGAGAGGGCGGGCAGGCCGTCGAGCTGGTGTACACGCTGGAGGGCTACCGCCGCGGCGGCTGGAACTTCAACAACGAGCTGGCCAACGGGCAGCTGGCCGGACGGATCACGCCGGGCGAGTACGGCGTGTCAATCATCGCCAGCGAGCCGATCGTCGCGGCGGCGAGCAGCTTCGGCGGCGGCGCCGGCTCGGCCCAGCTCGGTACGGCAAACCTGGGCGCGACCCAGGGCGCGATCGCCGAGGGCCAGGTCGGCCAGTCGAGCGAGAGCGAGACGATCAGCGTCTTCAACCCCTCGTCGTCCGAGGCGACCGTGACGCTGCAGTTCATCTTCCAGGACGGCGGCGCGATCCGCCAGACGGTGGAAGTTGCCCCGGGCCGCGTGAGCCTCGTGAGCGTCGAAGACATCGCGCTGTTCCCGACGGGCACGCCCTACGGCGTGTTCTACGAGAGCGACCAGGCGGTCGTCGTCGCGAGCAGCACACGCGGGCTGGGCGAGGCGTTGTCGACCTCGACCGCCAACGAGGCCCACACGCTGTGGGGCTTCAGCGAGGGCTTCGCGCCGCTGCAGGGCGGCCAGGTACGCGAGTACCTGCGGGTGTATAACCCCGGCCTGAACGACAGCCTGCTCGAAATCACCTTCCGCTTTACCGACGGCAGCACCGAGACGTTCCGCCGTGTGGCGGGCGCGTCGACGGTCAGCGAGTTCAACCTCCGCACCTTCCTCAGCCAGTCGCGATTCGACGCGGCGGCCGCCGACGGGGCGGCGGGCATCTTCTACGGCTTCACCGTCAAGAGCTCGACGGGCATCGTGGCCTATCAGGGCCGCACCGACAGCTTCTTCGATGGCTCCTTCGGTACGCTGGGCGTGCCGCTGGGCATCGAGAGCGCCATCGCGTAA
- a CDS encoding glycosyltransferase N-terminal domain-containing protein, translated as MIGAVTNAVYLGVAAATAPWWARKARGGWRERFGRVEPLPAKAEDGRPRVMLHTVSVGETNAVRALVPLLTPHARVIVTATTDTGLARAEELYGGTCDVRRYPLDATFSVRRFLDAVRPDVVGLAELELWPNFVAACRKRGVPVAVINGRISERSFAGYRKLRPVLRGAFGSLAAVGAQDAAYARRFVAMGVPEDRVQVAGSLKWDSAPDPPAQGVSDRAEALAGSMGIDRDRPVLVAGSTGPGEEALLHVACPAGVQLVCAPRKPERFEEAALAMPGCVRRSAGVAGPGDRFLLDTLGELGAAYELADVVVVGRSFGPVEGPVQGSDPMEPAALGKPVVTGPAHANFATVVRTLAEAGALRVVQSAALAGAIEGLFGDAPTRAALSVAARRCVEAQRGASGRQAEMLLGLAGVRPGD; from the coding sequence GTGATCGGGGCGGTGACCAACGCGGTGTACCTTGGCGTGGCGGCAGCCACGGCGCCGTGGTGGGCCCGAAAGGCCCGGGGCGGCTGGCGAGAGCGGTTCGGCAGGGTCGAACCGCTGCCAGCAAAGGCCGAGGACGGGCGACCTCGGGTGATGCTGCACACGGTGTCGGTGGGCGAGACCAACGCGGTCCGGGCGCTCGTGCCGCTGCTGACGCCCCATGCGCGGGTGATCGTGACGGCGACGACGGACACGGGGCTGGCGCGGGCGGAGGAGCTCTACGGCGGGACCTGCGACGTGCGGCGGTACCCGCTGGACGCGACCTTCTCGGTGCGGCGGTTCCTCGATGCGGTGCGGCCGGACGTGGTGGGGCTGGCCGAGCTCGAGCTGTGGCCCAACTTCGTGGCGGCGTGCCGGAAGCGGGGCGTGCCGGTGGCGGTGATCAACGGCCGGATCAGCGAACGGTCGTTCGCGGGGTATCGCAAGCTGCGGCCGGTACTGCGCGGGGCGTTCGGGTCTCTGGCGGCGGTCGGGGCGCAGGATGCGGCGTATGCACGGCGGTTCGTGGCAATGGGGGTGCCCGAGGACCGGGTGCAGGTCGCGGGGAGCCTGAAGTGGGACTCCGCCCCGGATCCTCCTGCACAGGGCGTGTCGGACCGAGCGGAGGCGCTGGCGGGGTCGATGGGCATCGACCGCGACCGGCCGGTGCTGGTCGCGGGCAGCACGGGCCCGGGCGAGGAGGCGTTGCTCCATGTGGCGTGCCCGGCCGGCGTGCAACTGGTGTGCGCGCCGCGCAAGCCCGAGCGGTTCGAGGAGGCTGCCCTCGCGATGCCGGGGTGTGTTCGGCGGTCGGCCGGGGTAGCCGGGCCGGGAGACCGATTCCTGCTTGACACGCTGGGCGAACTCGGGGCGGCGTACGAACTGGCCGACGTCGTGGTGGTGGGGCGGAGCTTCGGGCCCGTCGAGGGGCCCGTGCAGGGAAGCGATCCGATGGAGCCGGCGGCGCTGGGCAAGCCGGTGGTGACCGGCCCGGCGCACGCGAACTTCGCGACGGTGGTGAGAACCCTCGCGGAGGCCGGCGCGTTGCGGGTGGTCCAGTCGGCGGCGCTCGCCGGGGCGATTGAGGGTTTGTTCGGTGATGCGCCGACGCGGGCGGCACTGTCGGTCGCGGCGCGGCGGTGCGTCGAAGCGCAGCGGGGCGCGAGCGGTCGGCAGGCGGAGATGCTGCTCGGGCTGGCCGGCGTGCGGCCCGGGGATTGA